Proteins from one Neodiprion fabricii isolate iyNeoFabr1 chromosome 5, iyNeoFabr1.1, whole genome shotgun sequence genomic window:
- the LOC124184094 gene encoding dual specificity protein phosphatase CDC14C-like isoform X2, whose amino-acid sequence MEDSNEAKEIRVADRLYFVTLRTTVKPRSTSNTHYFSIDDELIYENFYADFGPLNLAMLHRYCQKVNKKLKAVTLSKKKIVHYTVMDPQKRVNAAFLIASYVIIYWKRSAEEAYDILIASPTSPPLIMFRDASLGPPCYQISLKECLRAIHKCYSLGFFNFRDFHREEYEYFERVENGDMNWIVPGKFIAFCGPHAKSKIENGYPLHAPESYFAYFRRNNVSTIVRLNKKIYEASRFVEAGFEHKELFFIDGSTPTNSIMQQFLKIAETAPGAVAVHCKAGLGRTGSLIGCYIMKHYHLTARETIAWIRICRPGSVIGHQQHWLEEKEAYLHSLLKVPLRPENGNPVHQFGIYSVAGRPGGLSLSGLRNSRLVQDNVSGIMHRVDGIKLDDPGPLPGIVVPKISVLTQGDKLNQIKASRRSIIPSCQSSLGGISSPSTVAHPYLGPLLQTRSQKGTASLASNKDKEVPKRLLGRAATTTIVKRNSWLVTNNCESSVRRINSKATTQIRSINNNRNHINNNNNNNSNNVNNDVDSTSPVTSSSVSKPVTRSSVRASCVTEARTAVATTNRAALQPQPGMNMILRSADRVTRYHSLRQDVRDDRVAIRISHQRRRSCRLNPIAQ is encoded by the exons atggagGATTCCAATGAG GCTAAAGAGATCCGTGTTGCAGATCGGTTATACTTTGTCACACTGAGGACAACAGTGAAGCCTCGAAGCACCTCTAACACCCATTACTTCAGTATTGACGATGAGCTCATCTATGAGAACTTCTATGCTGATTTTGGACCCTTGAATCTTGCAATGCTTCATCGTTATTGTCAGAAAGTGAACAAGAAACTGAAGGCGGTCACTCTGAGCAAGAAGAAAATTGTCCACTACACTGTGATGGACCCTCAGAAGCGCGTAAACGCTGCATTTCTTATCGCTAGCTATGTG ATAATCTATTGGAAACGTAGTGCCGAAGAAGCCTATGATATTTTGATAGCCAGCCCAACAAGTCCACCACTCATAATGTTTCGAGATGCCTCTCTGGGTCCACCGTGCTACCAGATATCATTAAAAGAATGCCTCCGTGCCATCCACAAGTGCTATTCTTTgggatttttcaattttcgtgattttcaccGTGAAGAGTATGAATACTTTGAGCGCGTGGAAAACGGCGACATGAATTGGATAGTTCCaggaaaatttattgcattttGCGGACCCCATGCtaaatcgaaaattgaaaatg GGTATCCCCTACATGCTCCGGAATCTTACTTTGCATACTTTCGCCGTAACAATGTTTCGACGATAGTTCGGCTtaataagaaaatttacgAAGCCTCTAGATTTGTCGAAGCTGGCTTTGAACACAAGGAGTTGTTCTTCATAGATGGTTCGACGCCCACTAATTCTATAATGCAACAGTTTCTGAAAATAGCTGAAACTGCACCTGGTGCTGTCGCGGTACATTGCAAAGCTGGCCTTGGTAGAACAGGATCCCTTATCGGCTGTTATATCATGAAACATTACCATCTTACAGCTCGGGAAACCATTGCATGGATCAGAATATGTAGACCTGGTTCGGTAATCGGCCACCAACAACACTGGCTCGAGGA aaAAGAAGCTTACCTTCATTCCTTACTGAAGGTACCGCTGCGCCCTGAGAACGGAAATCCCGTGCATCAGTTTGGGATATATTCAGTGGCTGGAAGACCCGGTGGATTGTCCTTATCTGGTCTGCGAAATTCTCGTTTAGTTCAAGACAATGTCTCAGGGATCATGCACCGTGTCGATGGTATAAAACTTGACGATCCTGGGCCGCTTCCAGGCATTGTCGTACCAAAAATCTCAGTGTTAACTCAAGGCGATAAGTTGAATCAGATAAAAGCATCACGACGCAGCATCATACCTTCTTGTCAATCGTCTCTGGGCGGTATATCGAGCCCTTCGACTGTTGCACA TCCTTACCTGGGACCTTTGCTTCAAACAAGGAGTCAGAAAGGAACCGCCAGCTTGGCTAGTAACAAGGACAAAGAAGTACCTAAACGACTCCTCGGCCGTGCAGCTACTACAACGATTGTAAAGAG AAATAGTTGGCTGGTCACTAACAACTGCGAATCAAGTGTGCGCCGTATCAATTCCAAAGCAACAACACAGATTCGTAGTATCAACAACAATCGCAATCacatcaacaacaacaacaacaacaatagcAACAATGTCAACAACGATGTGGATTCAACGAGTCCGGTAACTTCCAGTTCTGTATCAAAGCCAGTTACAAGGTCCAGTGTCAGAGCTTCGTGTGTTACCGAAGCTCGCACTGCTGTTGCAACTACAAACCGCGCAGCTCTGCAGCCCCAACCGGGCATGAATATGATTCTGCGATCAGCAGATCGTGTCACACGATATCATTCACTGAGACA AGATGTCAGAGACGATAGGGTGGCCATCCGTATATCTCACCAACGTAGGAGATCTTGCCGCCTAAATCCCATCGCTCAGTGA
- the LOC124184094 gene encoding dual specificity protein phosphatase CDC14C-like isoform X4: MEDSNEVLVCAAEFLKDRLYFVTLRTTVKPRSTSNTHYFSIDDELIYENFYADFGPLNLAMLHRYCQKVNKKLKAVTLSKKKIVHYTVMDPQKRVNAAFLIASYVIIYWKRSAEEAYDILIASPTSPPLIMFRDASLGPPCYQISLKECLRAIHKCYSLGFFNFRDFHREEYEYFERVENGDMNWIVPGKFIAFCGPHAKSKIENGYPLHAPESYFAYFRRNNVSTIVRLNKKIYEASRFVEAGFEHKELFFIDGSTPTNSIMQQFLKIAETAPGAVAVHCKAGLGRTGSLIGCYIMKHYHLTARETIAWIRICRPGSVIGHQQHWLEEKEAYLHSLLKVPLRPENGNPVHQFGIYSVAGRPGGLSLSGLRNSRLVQDNVSGIMHRVDGIKLDDPGPLPGIVVPKISVLTQGDKLNQIKASRRSIIPSCQSSLGGISSPSTVAHPYLGPLLQTRSQKGTASLASNKDKEVPKRLLGRAATTTIVKRNSWLVTNNCESSVRRINSKATTQIRSINNNRNHINNNNNNNSNNVNNDVDSTSPVTSSSVSKPVTRSSVRASCVTEARTAVATTNRAALQPQPGMNMILRSADRVTRYHSLRHARTTKSYKTAFVR, translated from the exons atggagGATTCCAATGAGGTGCTAGTCTGTGCAGCAGAGTTTTTGAAGG ATCGGTTATACTTTGTCACACTGAGGACAACAGTGAAGCCTCGAAGCACCTCTAACACCCATTACTTCAGTATTGACGATGAGCTCATCTATGAGAACTTCTATGCTGATTTTGGACCCTTGAATCTTGCAATGCTTCATCGTTATTGTCAGAAAGTGAACAAGAAACTGAAGGCGGTCACTCTGAGCAAGAAGAAAATTGTCCACTACACTGTGATGGACCCTCAGAAGCGCGTAAACGCTGCATTTCTTATCGCTAGCTATGTG ATAATCTATTGGAAACGTAGTGCCGAAGAAGCCTATGATATTTTGATAGCCAGCCCAACAAGTCCACCACTCATAATGTTTCGAGATGCCTCTCTGGGTCCACCGTGCTACCAGATATCATTAAAAGAATGCCTCCGTGCCATCCACAAGTGCTATTCTTTgggatttttcaattttcgtgattttcaccGTGAAGAGTATGAATACTTTGAGCGCGTGGAAAACGGCGACATGAATTGGATAGTTCCaggaaaatttattgcattttGCGGACCCCATGCtaaatcgaaaattgaaaatg GGTATCCCCTACATGCTCCGGAATCTTACTTTGCATACTTTCGCCGTAACAATGTTTCGACGATAGTTCGGCTtaataagaaaatttacgAAGCCTCTAGATTTGTCGAAGCTGGCTTTGAACACAAGGAGTTGTTCTTCATAGATGGTTCGACGCCCACTAATTCTATAATGCAACAGTTTCTGAAAATAGCTGAAACTGCACCTGGTGCTGTCGCGGTACATTGCAAAGCTGGCCTTGGTAGAACAGGATCCCTTATCGGCTGTTATATCATGAAACATTACCATCTTACAGCTCGGGAAACCATTGCATGGATCAGAATATGTAGACCTGGTTCGGTAATCGGCCACCAACAACACTGGCTCGAGGA aaAAGAAGCTTACCTTCATTCCTTACTGAAGGTACCGCTGCGCCCTGAGAACGGAAATCCCGTGCATCAGTTTGGGATATATTCAGTGGCTGGAAGACCCGGTGGATTGTCCTTATCTGGTCTGCGAAATTCTCGTTTAGTTCAAGACAATGTCTCAGGGATCATGCACCGTGTCGATGGTATAAAACTTGACGATCCTGGGCCGCTTCCAGGCATTGTCGTACCAAAAATCTCAGTGTTAACTCAAGGCGATAAGTTGAATCAGATAAAAGCATCACGACGCAGCATCATACCTTCTTGTCAATCGTCTCTGGGCGGTATATCGAGCCCTTCGACTGTTGCACA TCCTTACCTGGGACCTTTGCTTCAAACAAGGAGTCAGAAAGGAACCGCCAGCTTGGCTAGTAACAAGGACAAAGAAGTACCTAAACGACTCCTCGGCCGTGCAGCTACTACAACGATTGTAAAGAG AAATAGTTGGCTGGTCACTAACAACTGCGAATCAAGTGTGCGCCGTATCAATTCCAAAGCAACAACACAGATTCGTAGTATCAACAACAATCGCAATCacatcaacaacaacaacaacaacaatagcAACAATGTCAACAACGATGTGGATTCAACGAGTCCGGTAACTTCCAGTTCTGTATCAAAGCCAGTTACAAGGTCCAGTGTCAGAGCTTCGTGTGTTACCGAAGCTCGCACTGCTGTTGCAACTACAAACCGCGCAGCTCTGCAGCCCCAACCGGGCATGAATATGATTCTGCGATCAGCAGATCGTGTCACACGATATCATTCACTGAGACA CGCGCGCACAACAAAAAGTTACAAAACAGCATTTGTCAGATGA